In Luteolibacter arcticus, the genomic stretch GGCGGCTCTCCCCGGACATCTTGCGGATCTCGGTGCGGCGGAGGACTTCGATGTTGTCCTTCACCTCGACCCGGCTGGAGAGGTAGCTCGACATGCTCTTCGTGAGATCATCGCCGCGGATCACCAAGTAGACCTTTGCGGCAAACTCGGACAGGAACATCGCCGCCTGGCCGGCCGAGTTTCCAGCGCCCACGACGAACACCGTCGCGTCGCGGCAGAGCTTGGCTTCCATCGACGTGGCCGCGTAGAAGACGCCGAGGCCCTCGAAGCGTTCGAGGCCTTCGGCACCGATCTTGTTGTACTGGGCGCCGCTTGCGATAATCACGCACTTCGAGCGCAGGACGGTGTCGCAGCCTTCGAGCCGGATCGCCGTGCCATGCTCACCTTCTGGAAAGGACATCGAGAGCACGCGCGAGGGGGTCGAGAATTTCGCGCCGAAGCGGTAGGCCTGGAGCTGGGCTCGGAACGTCAGGTCGCCGCCGCTGATGCCGGTGGGGAAGCCGAAGAAATTCTCGATCAGCGAGGAAGATCCCGCCTGGCCTCCCGGTGCGAAGCTTTCCAGCACCACGGTGCTGAGTCCTTCGGACGCGGCATTCACAGCTGCCGCGAGACCCGCGGGGCCGGCACCCACGATCGCGAGGTCACAGTAGAGTTCCGCCTCTTCTCCGGCCGAAAGCGGACGGAGCAAGCCGGCGATCTTCGCGATTTCAAAGATGTTAGGCTTCCGCGAGATCGATCCATCTCCGGCAATCAGCGCAGGCAATTCATCGTCGCCGAGGCCCAGCCGCTCGCAGAGCCCGCGGCATTCATCCGTCGTCGAATCGATCAGCCGATGAGGGATGTGATTCTTGTCCAGGAAGTCATCGATCCGGCGCGCGCCTTGGCAGCCGGGGTGCGCGAGAATCCGCAGGCCGGTGAAGTCGCGATCCCTCTCCAGTCGCCGGCGACGCATCATGAAGGCCTGCACGATGGGCTCACCGATGCCGGGGAGATCTGCCAGCGCCTTCCGTAGCTTGTCCGCAGGAATCTCGAGGATCTCCGATTGCCCGGCTTTGCCACGCAGGGATGCGATGGCGGACGTGCCATTCAGCATCGAGATTTCCCCGACGAAATGCCCCGGGCTCGGGTTCGCGAGGATCTGTTCACACCCCTCGCGCGATTCGTAAACCTCAAGCTCGCCGCTCAGGACGACGATCATCGGGAAATCCCGCTGGCCTGCTTGGAAGATCATCTCGCCGGTCGCGATGATGCGGCGCTGGCCGAGGGGCTCCAGCAGCGAGAGCTGCCGGTCGTCCAGAGGCGGGAAGGCCGTGCGCTCCGTGTCGCGGTAGAATTGCTCGTCTTCTTCTTCGGGGGTCATCGGGCCGACCATAGCTGCATTTCGGATCAGGGAAACCCTGGACCGCGGGAAGGAAGGCCTTCCGCAATTCACGAGTTCTTCGGGCACGAGCTACCCGCTTGAGTAGTCGCGATATTCACGTCGTGCCGCAAGATTGCCAGGTGAGGGACGTTCCGGCCCATGTCACGTGCATGACACGATGGGCGGGGTGCAAATTCCTCGCGGTTCCGTGTTCAGCCGGGTTAAACGCAGCGCACTTCTTCATGATCCTTCCCAAGAGACTTTGGCCCACATCGTTGTCTGCCGCATTCTCCCTGCTGCTGCTGGCGGCAGCCACGTCGGGCGCTGCCACGCTTCCTCCGGGATTTGCGGAGACCAAGGTGGCGGAGGGACTCAATCCCACGACGATGTCCTTCGCTCCGGACGGGCGGCTATTTCTCTGTGAGAAGCACGGGCTGCTGCGGGTGACCGATGGCAACAAGCTGCTGCCGAAGCCGGTCCTGGACATCACTTCGAATGTGGACGCTTGGAACGAACGAGGGCTCTTGAGCGTTTGCTTCGATCCCGAATTCGCCCGCAACGGCTGGATCTACGTTTACTACACCCAGAACCGCGAACCGGAGAAAAAGGACCGGACCTCCAGCAACAACCGCGTCAGCCGCTTCACTCTCAAGGGCAATGTGGCAGACGTGAAAAGCGAGCTGGTGCTGCTGGAACTCACCAATCTTTCCAAGATCGGCTGGCACAATGGTGGCGGTCTTGCCTTCGGCAAGGACGGCAAGCTCTACGTCAGCACCGGTGAAAACTCCACCGACTCGAACGCGCAGACCGGCACCAACCTGCTGGGTAAACTGCTGCGGATTAACAAGGACGGCTCCATCCCCAACGACAATCCCAACTACAAGAAATTCGAGGGCGACAATCGTGCGATCGTCGCGCTCGGCTTGCGCAATCCCTTCAGCATCGCCGTTCAGCGGACGACCGGACTGCTCTACCTGAGCGAGGTCGGGGCCAACTACGAGCAGCTCGAGGCCTACGACAGCGGCGCCGGGCCAGCCGCTGTCAATTACGGCTGGCCGGGCATCGATGGCCCGCATCGCGACCCGCCGCCGTCGGCAGCTTTTCGCGCCCCGGCTTATTCTTACGACCATGGCCGCGGCGAGGGCCTTGCCTTGTGCTCGGGAGATTTTTACAACCCTGCCAAACCCGGTTCCGCGGCATTTCCACGGGAATATACCGGGAGGTTTTTCTTCAGCGACTACAAGGGCTGGATCAAGGCGATCGATCCCGCCAAGCCGGAGACCCGCTACGATTTCGCGAGCGGGATCAACCGCCCGATCGATGTCGAGACTGCCCCGGATGGCGCGCTCTGGTACATCGAACGCGCGGGAATTCCCGGCGGTTCGGACAAAGCCAACAGCGCCAGCACCGATGGTTCGCTGTGGCGCGTGTACTGGACGGGCGGTGGTCAACCGGCGAAGCTCGCGATGATTCAGCAACCGGCCAGTGCCAATGTCGGCGCTCCGATCGGCGTGGTGAAGGTCGCGCTCCAGGACTCCACCGGGAAGACGGTCGATACGGCCAACGACACCATCACCCTGACGCTCGACAGCAATCCCGCGGGGGGCGTGCTCGCCGGCGCGACCAAAATCGCAGCGGTGAAAGGCGTGGCCACCTTCCCGG encodes the following:
- a CDS encoding FAD-dependent oxidoreductase, which produces MTPEEEDEQFYRDTERTAFPPLDDRQLSLLEPLGQRRIIATGEMIFQAGQRDFPMIVVLSGELEVYESREGCEQILANPSPGHFVGEISMLNGTSAIASLRGKAGQSEILEIPADKLRKALADLPGIGEPIVQAFMMRRRRLERDRDFTGLRILAHPGCQGARRIDDFLDKNHIPHRLIDSTTDECRGLCERLGLGDDELPALIAGDGSISRKPNIFEIAKIAGLLRPLSAGEEAELYCDLAIVGAGPAGLAAAVNAASEGLSTVVLESFAPGGQAGSSSLIENFFGFPTGISGGDLTFRAQLQAYRFGAKFSTPSRVLSMSFPEGEHGTAIRLEGCDTVLRSKCVIIASGAQYNKIGAEGLERFEGLGVFYAATSMEAKLCRDATVFVVGAGNSAGQAAMFLSEFAAKVYLVIRGDDLTKSMSSYLSSRVEVKDNIEVLRRTEIRKMSGESRLESVEIENTLTGEWRTVEAAAVFSMIGAKPCTNWLPPEILTDDKEFILTGAAVANSPAWKEANRPPYPFETSRPGIFAAGDVRSGSVKRCGAAVGEGSMAIENVHQVLGTYS